From one Plasmodium knowlesi strain H genome assembly, chromosome: 11 genomic stretch:
- a CDS encoding vacuolar transporter chaperone, putative, which yields MVEVPRHYRKYYVSYKKIKRTIVKMGHKYRKKLEKDLIQSAARRVDEQGIKLLPPFLFNDLITQEIKKINKFSEKKYNEIIDILMSTYEELKSIDLYSCKKEKEEMEKKIDLIGCDIVHFDFYIHKNCKILMKLGFYFDHVMNISINQWLLLGLIKEKFCNINVDELVVYLSVLYALHRSRSETSTYSGANAHIDPNEDNLANPCNAAPSPEGKTWVPPETFERTSTKFLMKYEDIVYTKVKIVKHLPYLIFGLSNQDLEEHFRNFGQKKNKKLAAQMDGELDDTHEKNKPLNESQQITSVYLDNEEATCYSNRILRYENAQLIRFRWYNDNDGNPDKTIFIERKIHHEEWTGEISTKERFELQQKYVFKFMTGQMDVPKFFQRRRGTMGKEGTQVKGTCVGNLEKKLKKNEKLAMEIQAMITKNQLEPIIRTSYLRSAFQLSDDNSIRISIDTNVSMLNEYVRKREHWCRLAEEALRKNEIRRLNYAIIEVKLKVEKIPQWVQDILNSNHFINAYKYSKYQTAMALLHPEKIKYIPVWIHSNVHEKFKPNNNYAESVLTGYSSCGKGDNTNADSLQASVGVTIENAVTVAKGASDCQEIIHLQGSGDPPVKRRNKIYANGYIQQMTNPSSHQSLEKWNILDKTSLWLSHKYSRNKNAQEKIDLLKIDPKINFAAERTFLHYSLVSVYITLLALFLEKYKNENEDLDLVIILLLATSFSSLISSYFLFLKRIEIIDRRKTKEPLLGRRRFDSFYSPLIFLILLFFSIILSIYFNFNVKAIKVASWTPFTFSSFPFRVK from the exons ATGGTGGAGGTGCCCAGGCATTACCGAAAGTACTACGTTTCGTACAAGAAGATTAAGAGGACCATAGTCAAGATGGGACAcaagtacagaaagaag CTCGAGAAGGATTTGATACAAAGTGCAGCCAGGAGGGTTGACGAGCAGG GCATAAAACTTCTGCCTCCCTTCCTATTCAACGACCTCATCACCCAGGAAATCAAAAAGATAAACAAATTTTcggaaaaaaagtacaacgaAATTATCGACATCCTCATGAGCACCTACGAGGAACTCAAGTCGATTGACCTCTACTcctgtaaaaaggaaaaagaagaaatggagaaaaagataGACTTAATAGGCTGCGACATTGTCCACTTTGATTTTTACATTCACAAGAATTGCAAAATATTAATGAAGTTgggtttttattttgatcATGTAATGAACATCTCCATCAACCAGTGGCTACTTCTTGGCTTAATAAAGGAGAAGTTCTGCAACATCAATGTGGACGAGTTGGTGGTGTATCTATCCGTTCTGTATGCCCTGCACCGTTCTCGCTCTGAAACAAGCACGTACAGCGGTGCGAATGCACACATCGATCCGAACGAGGACAACCTCGCCAACCCATGTAACGCTGCTCCCTCCCCAGAAGGAAAGACCTGGGTCCCACCGGAAACATTCGAACGCACATCCACCAAGTTCCTAATGAAGTACGAGGACATCGTGTATACCAAagtaaaaattgtaaagcACCTTCCCTATTTGATATTCGGCCTAAGTAATCAAGACTTGGAAGAGCACTTCCGGAACTTCggccaaaagaaaaataaaaaactcgCCGCTCAGATGGATGGAGAGTTAGACGATACACATGAGAAAAACAAACCGCTCAACGAATCTCAACAAATAACTTCTGTCTATTTGGACAATGAAGAAGCCACTTGTTACAGTAACAGAATTTTGAGGTATGAGAATGCGCAACTTATTCGGTTCAGGTGGTACAACGATAACGATGGGAACCCGGACAAAACCATTTTTATTGAAAGGAAGATTCATCACGAGGAGTGGACCGGAGAGATCTCCACCAAGGAGAGGTTTGAGTTGCAGCAGAAATATGTTTTCAAATTTATGACTGGCCAAATGGATGTACCGAAGTTTTTCCAAAGGAGGAGAGGCACAATGGGGAAGGAGGGCACCCAGGTGAAAGGTACTTGCGTGGgaaatttggagaaaaaattaaaaaagaatgagaaaCTTGCAATGGAAATCCAAGCCATGATAACGAAAAATCAGCTAGAACCCATCATCAGAACATCCTACCTCAGGTCGGCGTTCCAACTCAGTGACGACAACTCAATCAGAATTTCCATCGATACAAATGTGTCCATGCTGAACGAATATGTACGAAAAAGAGAACATTGGTGTAGGTTAGCAGAGGAGGCTTtgcgaaaaaatgaaattagaCGCCTGAATTATGCAATCATAGAAGTTAAACTGAAGGTAGAGAAAATCCCACAATGGGTTCAAGACATATTAAATAGCAACCATTTTATAAACGCTTATAAATACTCAAAGTATCAAACAGCCATGGCTTTGTTACATCCcgagaaaattaaatatattccTGTGTGGATCCATAGTAATGTCCATGAGAAATTCAAGCCAAACAATAATTATGCAGAATCGGTCTTGACTGGGTATAGTAGTTGTGGAAAGGGAGATAATACAAACGCTGATTCTTTGCAGGCATCAGTTGGTGTCACCATCGAAAATGCTGTTACTGTTGCCAAGGGAGCAAGTGACTGCCAGGAAATAATACATCTACAGGGAAGTGGTGATCCCCctgtaaaaagaagaaataaaatctATGCGAATGGTTATATACAACAAATGACCAATCCATCCTCTCATCAGTCTttagaaaaatggaacatcTTAGATAAAACTTCCCTTTGGCTGAGTCACAAATATagcagaaataaaaatgcgcaGGAGAAAATCGACCTCCTCAAAATCGATcccaaaataaattttgcaGCGGAGAGaacttttcttcattattctCTGGTCTCCGTATACATCACCTTGTTGGCactttttttagaaaaatataaaaatgaaaatgaagatttGGATTTAGTCATTATTTTGTTGCTCGcaacttccttctcctctttgATATCATCctacttcctctttttgaAGCGCATCGAGATCATTGACCG GCGGAAGACGAAGGAACCGCTCCTGGGACGACGCCGCTTCGACAGCTTTTACAGccccctcatttttttaatcctcctcttcttctccatcATTTTGTCAATATATTTCAACTTCAACGTGAAGGCGATAAAAGTGGCGAGCTGGACCCCCTTCACCTTTTcgtccttcccctttcgcGTGAAGTGA
- a CDS encoding radical SAM protein, putative → MNNKLKFLTLLCVATTGTYYICVHKKKEIKKLLNCMFVNGKKKKHRRRESSVRRKNPNGRKAKSLASLEPMESESEADEIVHVNEDTSVISSENDSYFLDVREETPRAGNGLIDGHINGGSTRREKDSSEEEETEEDSTLTDVEDINNLNERASYNVVQIKGNRRTTGKYLNGLRKRTTQKGVLSKGYSLEEIDFQSADNLNECAVILPEKYKIYFKSFGCAHNSSDSEFMMGLLGNYGFQFVKSVEECDICIINSCTVKNPSEESMKTIINYVHKLNKTNRGRATGQVVKKGKSGKKGKSVQMRKTVQTDGGEQDPHVDYLTTSSSGISDFEQDNRDGKGEATCCNETACGCAPAKGNSGLVKRASVKQMEKEGVKGAIAKAPRGDIKIIVCGCVPQAEKDMEIFENVSLVGVTNIDKIVDVVENVINGYNVRYLKHSKKMTSLNLPKIRKNKYIEIININNGCLGNCTYCKTKFARGDLASYNIPDIINRIKHVCNEENIKEIWLTSEDTGAYGIDLNTNIVKLLKEILDTISNSDVMIRLGMTNPPYILKHIKDICNLLKHKNMYEFIHIPVQSGSNRVLKNMNREYEIEDFIYLVENLRKDVPNITIATDIICGFPYEMEKDHLETVDLVKKYQFPILNISQFYPRRGTVAYGMKKINTKIVKKRSREVTDAFLSYTNNYKFLEGTTQRVLFTEVSTKSDDLIGHTKQYVKVLLQNRNNENSHLLSHFANCKIVSAHKWHVVAELA, encoded by the coding sequence ATGAACAAcaagttaaaatttttgaCCCTCCTATGCGTCGCCACCACGGGCACGTActacatatgtgtgcacaagaagaaggaaattaagAAACTACTAAATTGTATGTttgtaaatggaaaaaagaagaagcacagACGGAGGGAAAGTAGTGTGCGGAGGAAGAATCCAAATGGACGTAAGGCCAAGTCCTTGGCTAGTTTAGAACCCATGGAAAGCGAATCAGAAGCAGACGAAATTGTTCATGTGAATGAAGATACCTCTGTTATCAGTTCAGAGAATGattcatattttcttgaTGTAAGGGAAGAGACCCCACGGGCAGGGAATGGCTTGATAGATGGCCACATCAATGGCGGGAGCACGAGAAGGGAGAAAGATTCCtcagaagaggaggaaacaGAAGAAGATAGCACCCTGACGGATGTTGAAGATATTAACAACCTGAATGAGAGAGCAAGTTACAACGTTGTGCAGATAAAAGGAAATCGTAGAACCACGGGGAAATACCTCAATGGGCTCCGGAAAAGAACCACCCAAAAGGGGGTTCTTTCAAAGGGATATTCCCTTGAAGAGATAGATTTCCAATCTGCGGATAACTTAAACGAATGCGCAGTCATCCTCCCGGAGAaatacaaaatatatttcaagTCCTTCGGGTGTGCACACAACAGTTCAGATTCCGAATTTATGATGGGCCTTCTTGGGAATTATGGATTTCAGTTTGTGAAAAGTGTCGAAGAGTGCGATATCTGCATAATTAATAGTTGCACGGTGAAGAACCCCAGTGAGGAAAGCATGAAGACCATTATAAATTACGTACACAAATTGAATAAGACTAACAGGGGGAGGGCGACAGGCCAAgtggtaaaaaaagggaagagtggaaaaaaggggaaaagtgtacaaatgagaaaaacgGTACAGACGGATGGGGGTGAACAGGACCCACATGTGGATTACCTCACCACATCATCTTCTGGAATCTCGGATTTTGAACAGGACAACAGGGACGGCAAGGGAGAAGCCACCTGTTGTAACGAAACAGCGTGTGGATGTGCGCCTGCCAAGGGGAATTCGGGTTTGGTCAAAAGGGCATCAGTGaagcaaatggaaaaagaaggagtgaAAGGTGCGATCGCGAAAGCCCCCCGAGGAGATATCAAAATCATCGTCTGCGGATGTGTGCCGCAAGCGGAGAAGGACATGGAGATATTCGAAAACGTGTCGCTTGTGGGAGTGACAAACATTGACAAAATCGTGGATGTCGTGGAGAATGTGATTAACGGATACAACGTGCGCTACCTGAagcattcaaaaaaaatgacctcCTTAAATCTCccgaaaataagaaaaaacaagTACATAGAAATTATCAATATTAACAACGGGTGCCTGGGAAACTGCACCTACTGCAAGACCAAATTTGCAAGAGGAGACTTAGCTAGCTATAACATACCCGACATTATTAACAGAATAAAGCATGTATGCaatgaggaaaatataaaagaaatcTGGTTGACGTCGGAAGATACCGGTGCATATGGAATCGACTTAAATACAAACATCGTCAAACTACTTAAAGAAATTTTGGATACCATTTCCAATAGTGACGTTATGATCCGCCTAGGCATGACCAACCCACCGTACATTCTGAAACATATAAAGGATATATGCAATTTGCTAAagcataaaaatatgtacgaGTTTATTCACATCCCTGTTCAAAGCGGTAGTAACAGagtgttaaaaaatatgaacagggAATATGAAATTGAAGATTTTATATACTTAGTGGaaaatttaaggaaggatgtTCCAAATATAACTATTGCAACGGATATTATATGCGGATTTCCATacgaaatggagaaagaTCACCTGGAAACGGTCGActtggtaaaaaaatatcaattcCCCATACTTAACATTTCCCAGTTTTATCCCAGAAGAGGCACTGTAGCGTAtggcatgaaaaaaattaacacaaaaattgtaaaaaaaagatcaaGAGAAGTAACGGACGCATTTCTTTCCTATACGAACAATTACAAATTTTTGGAAGGAACTACACAGAGAGTTTTATTCACGGAAGTATCCACAAAAAGTGATGACCTTATTGGGCACACGAAACAGTATGTTAAGGTATTGCTGCAAAATAGAAACAATGAAAATTCGCATTTGTTGAGCCATTTCGCCAACTGCAAGATTGTCTCAGCTCATAAGTGGCACGTAGTTGCAGAACTGGCGTGA
- a CDS encoding RNA methyltransferase, putative, which yields MNLILVSLKNIRENEEGEFFFQTDERQTSHLRNILKVQLRQVVKVGVIKRGKGEGVITEESKKYYTIKLLGAIHLQKSEDTYIPIDVVICIPRPKVLNKFLQQLSSVGVKKIIIVFSDFANKSYESSKVLKNEEIKNALQLGLEQAMCTEFPEVFIHYSFSSFAMNIDRYSDDKTIKLCAHTEVKRNDSCVERDILCREQGKILLMVGCERGFSELEIYLIKKLQFRFFNLTERILKCETALLVIIGQLLLLTENVSLRPSGRKMCRHNDCASSEDGTGILPTENHAFAEIKKLLSTKSSFPHQLVEAVNDFINSSAGVSDTLESKPYDEQKDGHISGGESDVDALLRSIHALSTNKDQEEHFENVYLSLLLKKIKYKNKFILSYEDQQNNVDDDGVCIYRTRPYVSKKKERTS from the coding sequence ATGAACCTAATTCTCGTGAGCCTGAAGAACATTCGCGAAAATGAGGAGGGGGAGTTCTTCTTCCAAACGGACGAGCGGCAAACGAGCCATTTAAGGAATATCCTAAAGGTTCAACTGAGGCAAGTTGTTAAAGTGGGTGTTATAAAAcgaggaaaaggggaaggagttATTAcggaagaaagcaaaaaatattacacaaTTAAGTTGTTAGGAGCAATACATTTGCAAAAATCAGAAGACACGTACATACCAATTGATGTAGTCATTTGTATCCCCAGACCAAAAGTGTTGAATAAATTTCTCCAACAGTTATCCTCCGtaggtgtgaaaaaaattatcatcgtATTTTCTGATTTTGCAAATAAATCTTACGAATCAAGTAAAGTTTTAAAGaatgaggaaataaaaaatgctctTCAACTTGGATTGGAACAAGCCATGTGTACAGAATTCCCCGAAGTTTTTATTCACTACTCATTTAGTTCTTTTGCAATGAATATTGACAGATATAGTGATGACAAAACCATCAAGCTGTGCGCACATACTGAGGTTAAAAGAAACGACAGCTGTGTAGAGCGAGATATTCTATGTAGAGAGCAAGGGAAGATACTTCTTATGGTAGGTTGTGAGAGAGGATTTTCTGAACtggaaatttatttaattaaaaaattgcaatttcGCTTTTTCAATTTGACGGAACGGATATTGAAGTGCGAAACGGCTTTGTTGGTGATCATAGGCCAATTGTTATTACTTACGGAAAATGTGTCTCTGCGACCCAGTGGGCGAAAAATGTGTCGCCATAATGACTGTGCCAGTTCAGAGGATGGTACGGGCATCCTTCCAACGGAAAACCATGCTTTCGccgaaattaaaaagttgttATCGACGAAGTCGTCCTTTCCCCACCAGTTGGTAGAGGCAGTGAACGACTTCATTAACAGTAGCGCTGGCGTTAGTGACACGCTCGAAAGTAAACCCTATGATGAGCAAAAAGATGGCCACATATCCGGAGGGGAGAGTGACGTTGACGCCCTCCTTCGAAGCATACACGCGCTAAGTACGAATAAGGATCAGGAggaacattttgaaaatgtcTACCTAAGTCTGctactgaaaaaaataaagtacaaaaataaatttattctGTCCTACGAGGATCAGCAAAATAATGTGGACGACGACGGGGTATGCATATACAGAACGCGTCCGTATgtatcgaaaaaaaaggaacgcaCATCCTGA
- a CDS encoding signal recognition particle subunit SRP68, putative, protein MADGNSVDDGNTGGGPGDTMNGEEEELGKSALNAKQPKNGTAMDKPDKENKTSFDIFSYLHRVYAKYGLYEEDMDRFLLYVKRRRAKLKGSILYKMKKVGNKYITRLYETDNVDGKYLELLLLDVEACRCRYIKIKTDVNNLKVPYRSTYSYLRRVKRALEKVKFMCDSVESAVDKNTELQIKCYGAYIQVAYLLEVKKFEEGISKVEEFTKLVKLVKKAMLNEIVEGSRSFGEGKNDDGEEGVYKESQGAESREQRRHSRVNQHIQNDLTENTLMNSKGNLLIEAERKIEETFDYFLSVIHSFERICLYNLKKNKLSTFDEKLQDEELQFPGGKKKSSIREITEVNKDISTYRKLEILMTENKVQINIEHSTYELKGNGESNQGEYASLLKIKNVLDNVKNVIPMEEIKNLYEDMNLREFFVSCVNKEDFPLFKFLNSYQANFIVQNYSQAFAKYYECLTIIHEQLIKSTGGDKKASISSSEQGGRGKVFNEESKMMEKIWNHMEEYLSCEKLYTDTERTLLVLMKFLFSIYSASHLKNFSLGNKKNFGDIIEEMPMLHTGIRYADILKQNIDELSKLKNNDDIFINILQIIKNVKSFCLACHYAMLGKNAEAHVLFDLVKTRNYVYTKFQQINMIHNESLLRITILFNRLQDIISLVNEIYYFRHLSIYALQVKTKCVPSNQKLFFVDSSFFEQKMIQMSMDPLRIDMMQLCRDSFLLNPDTHKEEEKSSGIRGLLRSFWK, encoded by the coding sequence ATGGCAGATGGCAACAGTGTGGATGATGGCAACACGGGGGGTGGTCCGGGGGATACGATGAacggagaagaagaggaacttGGGAAGAGCGCGCTCAATGCGAAGCAACCGAAGAATGGCACAGCCATGGATAAGCCGGACAAGGAGAACAAAACATCATTCgacattttttcctacctACATAGGGTGTATGCAAAGTACGGGCTGTACGAAGAGGATATGGATAGATTCCTTCTCTATGTCAAAAGAAGGAGAGCCAAGTTAAAAGGAAgtattttatataaaatgaaaaaagtaggaaataaatacataacCAGATTGTACGAAACGGATAATGTGGATGGAAAGTACCTTGAGTTATTGCTACTTGATGTGGAGGCATGTAGATGtaggtacataaaaataaaaaccgaTGTGAATAATTTAAAAGTACCATATAGGTCAACATATTCTTACTTGCGGAGAGTGAAGAGAGCTTTAGAGAAAGTGAAATTTATGTGTGACTCCGTTGAATCCGCTGTGGATAAGAACACCGAACTACAGATAAAGTGTTACGGTGCATACATACAGGTAGCATACCTCttggaagtgaaaaaatttgaGGAGGGCATATCTAAGGTGGAGGAGTTCACCAAACTAGTGAAGTTGGTTAAAAAGGCTATGTTGAATGAAATCGTGGAGGGGTCGCGCTCATTCGGCGAAGGTAAAAATGATGATGGAGAAGAAGGTGTGTACAAGGAATCACAGGGAGCTGAATCACGAGAACAACGTAGACACAGCCGTGTCAATCAACATATCCAGAACGACCTGACGGAGAATACCCTCATGAATAGCAAAGGGAACCTACTCATAGAagcggaaagaaaaatcgaAGAGACGTTTGACTACTTCCTCTCCGTCATTCACTCATTCGAGCGCATTTGTTTgtacaatttgaaaaaaaacaaattaagtACCTTCGATGAAAAGTTACAAGACGAAGAGTTACAGTTTccaggggggaaaaaaaaatcatccaTCAGAGAAATTACCGAAGTAAATAAGGATATATCAACGTATAGAAAACTTGAAATATTAATGACAGAAAATAAAGTGCAAATAAATATTGAGCATAGTACTTATGAACTGAAAGGAAATGGAGAGTCTAATCAGGGAGAATACGCCAGTTTgcttaaaataaaaaatgtcttGGATAACGTGAAAAATGTAATCCCaatggaagaaataaaaaatttgtatgaGGATATGAATTTAAGAGAATTTTTCGTGTCATGTGTGAATAAGGAAGATTTCccactttttaaatttttaaattcataCCAAGCCAATTTTATTGTGCAGAATTATAGCCAGGCATTCGCAAAGTATTACGAATGCTTAACAATAATTCACGAGCAGTTGATAAAATCGACAGGGGGGGATAAAAAGGCATCTATAAGTAGTAGCGAACAGggtggaaggggaaaggttTTCAATGAAGAAAGCAAAatgatggagaaaatttgGAACCACATGGAAGAGTACCTTTCTTgtgaaaaattatatactGACACTGAACGCACTTTACTTGTGCTCatgaaatttttattttcgatatactcagctagccatttaaagaatttttcccttggaaataaaaaaaattttggagaCATCATCGAAGAAATGCCCATGTTGCACACAGGAATTCGATATGCTgatattttaaaacaaaacattGATGAATTgagcaaattaaaaaataatgatgatatttttattaacattttacagataattaaaaatgtgaaatcaTTTTGTCTCGCTTGTCACTATGCAATGCTTGGGAAAAATGCGGAGGCCCACGTTCTTTTCGATTTAGTTAAAACAAGAAATTATGTGTACACAAAATTTCAACAAATTAATATGATACACAATGAATCTTTACTGCGAATTACCATTCTCTTTAACCGACTACAGGATATCATTTCGCTCGTGAATGAGATATATTACTTCCGTCATTTGTCCATCTACGCTCTGCAGGTGAAAACCAAATGTGTGCCATCCAatcaaaaattattttttgtggaTAGTTCCTTCTTTGAGCAAAAAATGATCCAAATGAGCATGGACCCCTTGCGCATCGATATGATGCAATTGTGTCGTGATTCCTTTTTGCTCAACCCGGATACAcacaaggaggaagaaaaatcctCCGGGATTAGGGGCCTTCTTCGCTCCTTCTGGAAATAA